The window ACCAGGAAATCATTAAGCACGACAACACGAATCAGACCAATACGGTTGTTTTTAAAGGGCTGGTAAGCATTAAAGAGGATACCTCGGGCACCTTTGCCAGCTCCTATTTTCAGGCAGTCATTGAATCTCAATACAAGTGGAAGCGATTTTCCATCGGAGCGCGGTACGCATTCGGACTGCAGCCTTATATACGATTTACATTGCCAGGTATTGGTACTAAAGAAGAAAAGAATAGTTCCATGCAGCTCTTTTTAAGGTTTGAGCTGTGGAGGTCCAAACAAGAATAAACCAGCTGTGATGACAGCAGATGATCTCTCTCTTCATTGTTTGTACAAAGTTCAGACCCTGAGCGAGCCACGGAATGCCCTGGCGCCATAGTAAGAGTCTGCACCATTGTGGTATACGAAGACATGGTCGTAGCGGCGATCACAAAAGAGGGCGCCGCCGAGTTCTCTGATAGCAGCAGGAGTTTGTACCCAGCTTGATGTTTTCGTATCGAACGCTCCAAGTTGCTGCAGCTCCCGGTATTGTTCTTCCGTTAAAAGCTCAATGCCCATCTCGGCTGCCATATCTATAGCGCTATTTTTCGGTTTATGTTCTTTCCTTGACTCCAATGCCTCACCGTCGTAACAAATACTTCTGCGGCCTTTAGGACTTTCCGCGGAACAATCACAGAAAATGTATTCGCCCGTCTTTTTATCATAACCAATAACATCCGGTTCACCGCCGGTTATTTCCATTTCATCGAGCGACCACAGTTTTTTAGGATTAGCTTCCAGCTTTGCCTGTACTTTATCCCATTCAAGGCCTTTATGGCGCACCTTGTTTTTATCAAAACGGGCTTTCAATACTTTGAGTAGTTCTTCACGTTGTTCCCGTGACAACTCCTTTTTATTGCTTTTAGTGTTGCTCATGCTTTACTATTTATTTCTATGGAGGTAGAATTTACTAATCTTCTAATCCCTTTCCATTGAGAATTTTAGGCAAATATTTTTCCACCCTTGATTCCCGGGTTTTGGATTGTTTGGCTGCTGAAAAATAAAAAATGTAGGCTCTTTGACGCCCTGGCGTCAATGCCTCAAAGGCAGTTTTCAGGGCGCGGTTCTTATCTAATTTCTTTTGAAATTCTGCAGGGATCCTGTATTCTGCAGTCGTTTTAAGTTTCACTTTCAAACCGGCTCTTTCCACCTCAATGGCTTCATAAATATAGGCCTTCAGGACAGATACTTTTTCAACTATTTCCCGCACACTGGTGAACCGGATCTGGCGTGCCGACTGAACGTTCTTCGTTTGCTGGACCAGGATACCGTTGGGATCATTTAACAGGGCTCCTTTAAAAAACAGCAGCGCACAGTATTCTTTAAACACATGTATTAAGACGATGTTCCTATCCTCAAATGTGTAACAGGGGCAACCCCACTTCAATTCTTCGTTCAGTCCGCAGGCGAGCGTGATGGTTCTCAGCTTTTCCAACTCTTTTTGCCATTTATTGTCTTTACTGAAGTAAAAATCAACTTTGGGATTCATTGCTGTTCATTTTATTGATTAACCAAAACGATTTTTCTACTCACCGGCCTGAAATACCACGATACCGCAGTCAGGACCAACAACAGCACCGGGGGCAGTATTTCACTGATGGCACTGCCTGATGCAATGTGCGAAAAGATAGCTCCCGACATGGTAAAGAAAAAGCCGGCATATGCCCATTCCTTCAGTAAAGGGAATTTAGGGATCAGCACTATTACAACGCCCACTATTTTAGAGATACCCAGTATAGTTAGGAAATAGGCAGGATATCCCAAATTTATAATAAAATCCGTTTCAGATTTCACTTTTAAAAGCTGTACCATGCCAGTTGACAGCATGCCCAGGGCAAGCCAGATGGTGGCAATCCAATAGATGATTTTATTTCTCTTTGTCATGACGTGTTATTTTAATTTGCTTAAGACCTGTTCTAATTGGTTATGTGCCATATTTAAGCCATATTCAAAAGGCAACTTCAGCATTTGATCCCTCAGTTCGATTGTTCTGTATACTATTTGCATATTGAGTTTGCTGGTGTCGTCGGTAAGTTTTTCAAATTCCAGGAACTCAAGCTGAACGTCAAAAGGGGCATTGTCCATTTCAAATGTCCGGGTGATCTTCTGGTTTGGCACAAACTCATGGATGACGCCATTGGCCTGAAATACCACGTTTCCCTGGGCATCTGTTGTTTGAAATTGCCAGCCGCCGTGCTTCTTATTTTCAAGCTTCAGCACTTTCGTCCCCATCCATTGTTCAACAATTTCCGCCTCTTCATAGGCTTTAAAAAGCAGCTCCAATGGCAGATCAAACTCCCTGGTTATCGTTAATTCCTGTTTGCCGGCTTCGGCATGGATCTTTGTTTTTCTTTCCATATTGTGCTATTTTTTGGGTTTGTATTTTTTCATGATGGCTTCCAGTTTATTGAACCGGTCATCCCACAATTGGCGGAATGGCTCTATAAAGTCTGCTATTTCTTTCATCTTTTGTGGGTTTAAGTGATAGTAGATCTCCCTGCCATTTTGCTCTTGTTCAAGCAATTCGCACTCCGTGAGTATCTGCAGGTGTTTTGAAACGGTGGGTCTGGCGGTGTCAAAATTGGAGGCTATGGTCCCTGCGGTCATGGCTTGGGAGGCTACCAATAACAGTATAGCCCTTCTGGTGGGGTCTGCTATGGCTTGAAATACGTCTCGTCTTAGGTTCATTGCGTAGCTATTTGACTACAAATATATATGTAGTTATTTAGCTACGCAAATTTTTCTTAACGGAAAGCCCTATGGGCTCTACAGGGCCTTTATCCCACCCGGTCCCACAACCGGCAACGGCGGTAAAAAAAGAAACCCCGGTTGCTACTCCGGGGTGACACGAATCAAAATGCGTTAACATTGATAATGCCCTTTAATAATAGTTATAATAAGAATCCGAACTGGTATTGGTCGAAGAAGATCTTCCGCTGATGACGAAGTTGTAGGTATTGTAAGGATAGAAAGTTGATCCATACACCACTTCGTTGTAAGGGCCATTGGGCGTAGACCAGGTTACCCGCAACGGCTGATCATAAGAATTCGGGCCAATGTGTAACAGGCTGCCATCGTAGGTAACTACAATCTGGGGACCTGAGCCGCCATTGTAATTCCAGGTGGCAAACGGACGATGGGCTTGAAGTGCGAAGCAGAGAAAAATGGATACCAGTAAAGTAATGGCACGTGTTTGTTTCATAACGATAGGTTTTTTGAAGTGATCTAAAAAGAAGTATGCTTAAGCGTAATATACTAAATAATAGAAAACTTAAAGAAACTATGGTGATCGTATACCAGGTTATTTTGCTTTGATCTCCTTGAGCAATTGCTCTTTAAATTCTTTTTTATCGGGTGTAATGAATTGGGCGGAGATTAATTTACCCTCGGGATCATACAAAAGATACCTCGGTACAGAACGTATTTCCAGTATTTTCAACAACTTGTTGTGCGAACCCTGTTCAAGGCGGAAATTATAAGGGTTGTTGTATAGGCCTTCGTCTTTACTGGCAGCGATCCAATCATCTATTTTATCATTTTCATCGATGCTGACGGATATAAATTTGATTCCCTTGCCGGCAAAATCGGGAAGCAGTTTTTTCAAATAAGGCATTTGCCTGCGGCAGGGGCCGCACCAGGATGCCCAGAAATCAACAAAGAGATAACTGCCTTTTTGCGACCGGATAAAATTAAAATAATTGAGCAGGGCACCTTTAATATCCTCCATGCTGGCCACTGCCTGCAGGGTTTGGTTTTCCCGCAGCGCTATCTTCGCCTGTAACAATGAATCATACCGGGGATCTTCGATACCGGCTTTTTTTATTCGTGCAATGTTGTTTTTTAATTGATCGGTATTGCCTTTGTAATTGCCGTGCAATAGGTTGAGCAGGAAGGAGCGGTACAATTCTGTTGAAGCAATTTTGGGGTCTGTCGTCGCAAAATAATCCCAGATATTGGTGGTGGGCTTTCCGGCCCTATAGGTGCGATAGGTAAGGATATTATAAAGTATGGAGTGGGTAAATGGAGATTGCAGCGCTGCTATCTTTGAAATATTATTTTCAAACCCGGTATAACAGCTATCGAGTATTTTTTTACCGGCAGGAGTGGCAGCCTGTTCCTTGGGTATGGCCATAATACCCCTTGCCTTGATCAGATAATTGAAATTGTGCAGGGCTTCAGTCACTGGTGGTTCTTTAGCAAAGGCATTGATCTTTCTTTCATTGTCTATATACCGCTGTTGAATATCCTTGATCATTCCCGCCAAACCTTTGGTCTGTAGCTGTTTGGTAATAACAGAAAAGCCTGGGAAGTACAGACCGGTCAGGTCCAGCAGTTCATCCAGGTAACCGGGGCTATAG of the Paraflavitalea devenefica genome contains:
- a CDS encoding TlpA family protein disulfide reductase, which gives rise to MKWSFLFLLAAIRVSAQTAEPPKTVMAVRFDNRSQLIFNALSEDQTGTDISFRNPGRTDTTVTKHLSYQKPFHIYYANVDVSQDGKTFAATQRSLLLLPGDSVVLDRNGRHFVFGSYSPGYLDELLDLTGLYFPGFSVITKQLQTKGLAGMIKDIQQRYIDNERKINAFAKEPPVTEALHNFNYLIKARGIMAIPKEQAATPAGKKILDSCYTGFENNISKIAALQSPFTHSILYNILTYRTYRAGKPTTNIWDYFATTDPKIASTELYRSFLLNLLHGNYKGNTDQLKNNIARIKKAGIEDPRYDSLLQAKIALRENQTLQAVASMEDIKGALLNYFNFIRSQKGSYLFVDFWASWCGPCRRQMPYLKKLLPDFAGKGIKFISVSIDENDKIDDWIAASKDEGLYNNPYNFRLEQGSHNKLLKILEIRSVPRYLLYDPEGKLISAQFITPDKKEFKEQLLKEIKAK
- a CDS encoding DoxX family protein → MTKRNKIIYWIATIWLALGMLSTGMVQLLKVKSETDFIINLGYPAYFLTILGISKIVGVVIVLIPKFPLLKEWAYAGFFFTMSGAIFSHIASGSAISEILPPVLLLVLTAVSWYFRPVSRKIVLVNQ
- a CDS encoding DUF4256 domain-containing protein gives rise to the protein MSNTKSNKKELSREQREELLKVLKARFDKNKVRHKGLEWDKVQAKLEANPKKLWSLDEMEITGGEPDVIGYDKKTGEYIFCDCSAESPKGRRSICYDGEALESRKEHKPKNSAIDMAAEMGIELLTEEQYRELQQLGAFDTKTSSWVQTPAAIRELGGALFCDRRYDHVFVYHNGADSYYGARAFRGSLRV
- a CDS encoding ArsR/SmtB family transcription factor, whose translation is MNLRRDVFQAIADPTRRAILLLVASQAMTAGTIASNFDTARPTVSKHLQILTECELLEQEQNGREIYYHLNPQKMKEIADFIEPFRQLWDDRFNKLEAIMKKYKPKK
- a CDS encoding YdeI/OmpD-associated family protein, which translates into the protein MNPKVDFYFSKDNKWQKELEKLRTITLACGLNEELKWGCPCYTFEDRNIVLIHVFKEYCALLFFKGALLNDPNGILVQQTKNVQSARQIRFTSVREIVEKVSVLKAYIYEAIEVERAGLKVKLKTTAEYRIPAEFQKKLDKNRALKTAFEALTPGRQRAYIFYFSAAKQSKTRESRVEKYLPKILNGKGLED
- a CDS encoding SRPBCC family protein: MERKTKIHAEAGKQELTITREFDLPLELLFKAYEEAEIVEQWMGTKVLKLENKKHGGWQFQTTDAQGNVVFQANGVIHEFVPNQKITRTFEMDNAPFDVQLEFLEFEKLTDDTSKLNMQIVYRTIELRDQMLKLPFEYGLNMAHNQLEQVLSKLK